The Solanum lycopersicum chromosome 8, SLM_r2.1 DNA segment TAATGGGCAAAGTACAAAGGCTATAGGTAAGTGTTGCCACTCTCTTCTCCTCTTCATCCAAATTAAAACCCAGATAGTCTTTTTTTAAAACCCCCCCAAAAAGTGAACAAAAACAATGTTATCGGCCTCTTCCGCCGCCACCACGCCGGCCACCGCCATTGCCGCCAAAGCTTTCCGCACTCAAATTCCGCAGCTCCACACCATCCGAACAAGAACTGATCATTGTTTCGGCCCACAACAGGTaatgaaaaattgagaaaaataaaactacTCCTAATAGTTCTTCTTCTATGTGATAATAATTTTTGTGGTCTGCGAGGTCCAGTTCTCGAAGACGTCGTATAGGTTGATTGTTCATCCAGTGAAAGCTATGGCTGAAACTGTAGCTACTCCTCAGTCTGCTCCCAAGCTGTCAACTTCAggtcccttttttaaaaaattatttttggagtAAATTTAAGTTAATCccttttaattagttaaattctGTTTTGGAATGCTACTGACAAAATTGACATTCATGACAGCAACCTTGTGTTTTAGAAGTTAGGCAGTGTTTAATAATTcttatcaatttaaaatttggaaTGTATTCAATCACTGTACGCTCATGTGAACTTACTATTCACGTATATGGTTATGTTAGGGAGGAAGCAAGCATTGATATCACTTTCAGATAAGACAGACTTGGCTAAGCTTGGCAATGGGCTGCAGGAGTTGGGGTAAAGATTACGAaaacattttttcatattttacaaaaataattgaagGATGGTTGCAGCATCTACAAGTCAAATTGCTTGGCCTAGAGCTGTTAGTTTGTTACTGAAGTGAATCTTAAATATATGTACATGACTGCCGAACTTTACTTGCAGTTACTTTCCTAAAGAAAGAAACACTGTTAAGCATCACATGAAAGGGCATAATCCTAATCTGCATTGAGAGTCACTCGGTTATGTTATCATCTAGGCTTAATCTGATTGGTGCTGGTGTCCCCTATGTCTTTGCGTGTGCTCCTTTTAATGAGACTGTACCCATTATCTTGCAAATCGAAGTGTCTAGTTGCTACCTATATTTACTGGCCAAAATCATACAACTTATTTACATCCCACTGGATAATTCTCAAATTGCAAAGATCTCTTATTTAATCTATTTTGCAGGTACACAATTGTTTCAACGGGAGGCACTGCATCTGCTTTGGAAGGTGCTGGTGTGTCTGTCACCAAAGTGGAAGAGCTGACTCGTTTCCCTGAAATGGTAGGAACTCCTGACTAATGTTTGAAAGGTATAACTGGAACTTGCCCTGGGGTAAGGCAATCCCTAAACACTCCCATCTGTCCAAGCTTTGGTGGATGGTGCTACCTGGTATCTGTGCCGGTGGGAGGTAGCAGGTACCCtgtggaattagtcgaggtgtgcACAGGCTGCTCCAGACACCAgggttataaaaaataattctattctcaataaaataaaaattttatggaACACCTACCTCGAAATGCCAATCCTTGcatcttcacttttttttttttttggatacaGACCTTGCATCTACTCTTCTTAACACTGTTTTTTAACCGCTTTAATTTCATTTGTCTTCGCTATGATGGTTGACTTCTTTTTAGCTACATAACTTTGTTTTTACATATAATGTACCTTTATTTCCTTTGCAATTTCATATTTCGTGCACATCTTTGtattggggggtgggggggcaTGAATACCAGAGAACCAAAAAATCGGATCGGACCGATTTAATTAGGTTCATTGGCTCcagttttaatttattcaaaactTCAGATTCTATTTGGTTCTTGGTTATAGGATCCCGGTTCTTCAGTTAACTGAAATTCTGTGAATGGTTTAATAGCTCTGCAGGGTATGTTTTTGTGGCGTACGTTATTTCTTTAGCCATTTCTTTACGGTTGGAAGTTTTGCCTTTCATTCAGTTGTTGTAACCATATTCTAATGAGGATATAATCTAACTATGAAACggtattaaatttttaagtatTATGTCTGTTTCTATAGTAATGTAATCTAATAAGGGAATATATTAGAAAttatatctttttcaaaattttagctCAGATTAAATCATGATTGTTTTGGTGAAATTCACCAAGCTAATTATTATGTGTCAAGCAATTTTTTTGATGCGCAAGTTCATAAGATAAGATTGAGGCAGGTATTTGTCtcataaaacacaaaatagccattttgaactttaaaaaaaaCCATTTTGCAAGCAGAAAAAATAGGCCATTAATTGGGTTCACACCAAAGAACAGAACTGGAAAAAACTCGaaccaaattaaattaattcggTTTGATTTTCCGTATACACTAATAAATAACCGAAAACCGAAAGTTTGAGCCGAATGCCCACCCCTTCTTTGTATGGTTCGTAGTATATTGTATTCAAACTTTTCTCTTAATGTTTGATCCAATAAGTGTTGTGCTTACACATccttgtagttgattttataacatGAGAGCAGTGACTCATGACGTTTAACTTCAAAAACATAACTGAGAAATTTTCTCCTTGTCACAGCTTGATGGCCGTGTAAAAACTTTGCATCCAGGCATTCATGGAGGTATCCTTGCTAGAAGAGATCAGGAGCATCACATGGAAGCTCTTGAAAAACATGAAATTGGTGAgctaattgatttttattatggTAGAATACATAGTTTACACCCTGACCTTGGGACCAAAGGATTCAAGGTCtttacttaattaaaaaaaggaatcaAGGTTTCTGTTGCAAAAAGGTATTTTGCATTATGGAAACACTTATTGCTTGGTTACCAAAAAAGCCTGGGGTTTGGCATACATCTAGTCTTATAGGAGCATGATGCAATGTTAGAAATAAGGAAACAAATGAATGATGTTTTCAATGTGCAGGTACATTTGATGTTGTAGTGGTCAATTTGTATCCCTTTTATGCCAAGGTTTCTTCTTCAAGTGGCATTTCATTTGAAGATGGAATTGAAAACATCGATATTGGTGGACCTGCCATGATTAGGGCTGCTGCAAAGGTTGCTTAGCTTATTACTTTTCCCTGACCTGCAACTTGTATAAGACAAGTTACTTTTATGTTAATCACTTGTGAACCAACATTTTTTCATCTTCGAATCTTCTCTGCTACAGCTTTATGCTTTGGCTTCTTGATCTTAATTGTATAAATGTTGTGGGAGCAATCACGACTCCTAAGATAAAAAATGGTTTTTTCCTACTCGGAGTTTGTGTGGCTTGTGTAGGATGCTTTATATATCAGAAAGGTTGTGGGATACAGTAGGTACATCTGAAATTTGAAACTTTCCTCTTAGCTTTATAATGCCATTCTGTGCTATGTGGGAAGCTCTTATCCATTATTAAGTATCTGAGTTGAAGAAGGAGCTAACTTGTGTTCCAGCTATGCTAAAATTCAGCTTTATAATGCCATTCTGTGCTATGTAGGAAGCTCTTATTCATTATTAAGTATCTGAGTTGAACAAGGAGCTAACTTGTGTTCCAGCTATGCTAAAATTCTATGAATTGCTTTTCTGGATAATATGTTGTATGCTTCAATTTATGTGGCATACATCAATAACAATACTGTATCTGGTAAAATCATGGTTATTGTCTTACACCATTTGTAATGTTTGCTGAATCTTTTTGGGAGGCTTTCTATCTTTTGGTGTACTTCTTCTCTGCGTGAATTCTCCCACATTTAACTACCTTCTCTAGAAAATGCTGGCTGTTACATTGTGTTGTGTACAGCTCTGTGTCTAACTGTGGGCAATGCTTATTTAACAGAATCATAGGGATGTTTTGGTCGTAGTTGATTCTGAAGATTACCCAGATCTTTTGGAGTTCCTTCGTGGAGATAATGATGATCAACAATTTCGAAGGAAGTTGGCCTGGAAAGCTTTTCAACATGTTGCTTCATATGATTCTGCAGTTTCAGAATGGCTGTGGAAACAGACTGTTGGAGGTATTCCCTTTCAAAACTAATACAGCCCAATAAAACAAATCCCTCTTCCTCCCATCCCCTCCCCATAACAAGAAATAAAGAGGTTCAATAAAGAACTTGAAAACATTAAAACGATCATACTCGGCCTCTTCATTTGAAATATATGTAAATGTCGATGGTTTTCCATGGTAAAATAaggtttcaaatttattttaattttgatgaacAGTAGCCTTCAAAGCCTCATTGTGCTTCGAATTCTGTTGAATATGATGTTAAAACTGAGGGTGTGTATGTGAGAGAGAGAATGCAGGCCTTTTCATCTGCTACGATACTGATTGATGACTTTGGTCTCTGTTGGTAGATAAGTTCCCTCCCAGCCTGACAGTGCCGCTCTCTCTAAAAGACCAACTTCGATATGGTGAAAATCCTCATCAGAAGGCTGCAGTTTATGTGGACAAGTCTCTGTCTGAGGTTAACGCTGGTGGAATTGCAACTGTTATCCAACACCATGGCAAGGTTAGAATTCTAATGTTCATAACTTTGGCAGATTCTCAAATTCTGTTTAGTGTGCATTTGAACACTGGATAGTTCATTGCTCTAAATTTAACATCACGTGAATGGATTCTTCTAGTTGACGTTTCAAGGCTAATGATTGCCTTCTTCTTGATGTAGGAGATGTCATATAACAACTACCTGGACGCTGATGCAGCTTGGAATTGTGTCTGTGATTTTAATCAACCAACTTGTGTTGTTGTGAAGCATACAAATCCTTGTGGAGTTGCATCACGGAATGATATCATTGAAGCATATAGGCTAGCTGTGAAAGCAGATCCAGTTAGTGCATTTGGTGGTATAGTAGCCTTCAATGTCGAAGTTGATGAGGTAAAATTACTCAATGGACCTATTCAGATGCATATTTTGATCTTTTGTTGATTATGATCTTACAATTGTgctctttttgtttctttctggAAACCTAAATGGGTGATGATGCATTGTATTTGGTACTACTTTTTATAGGAGttgtgttgaattttttttatctgcTCTACCACACCTTCTAGTGTTGGAGAAATACAAAATCAAACTATAAGTTTAGGTGTCACATCAAGGTTGACAACTCTTTTAACTAATCTATTTTGGTTCTTTGCAGGCTCTTGCAAAGGATATTAGAGAATTTAGAAGCCCCACAGATGGTGAGACTAGGATGTTTTATGAAATAGTAGTCGCACCAAAATACACAGAGAAGGGTCTTGAGGTTCTCCGTGGGAAGTCTAAGACTTTGAGAATCCTTGAGGCAAGTAAAAACAACAAGGGCAAGCTTTCTCTCAGACAAATTGGTGGTGGTTGGTTAGCCCAGGATTCAGATGATTTGACCCCGGAAGATATCCAATTCAATGTCATGTCTGACAAAACTCCACAAGAAAATGAGCTTATCGATGCACAGTTTGCTTGGTTATGTGTCAAGCATGTCAAGAGCAATGCCATAGTAATTGCAAAGGTACTTATGGCTGATATATCTAATAAATGATATTTCTTTCATTGTTttctaaatgtaattttttttattgtagaaCAATTGTATGTTAGGAATGGGGAGTGGACAACCAAATCGTCTAGAGAGTTTGAGGATTGCTATGAGGAAAGCTGGAGATGAAGTAAAAGGAGCTGCTTTGGCAAGTGATGCTTTCTTCCCATTTGGTACGTACATGTACTGGTAGAGCAAGTCTTACTTTAAAACAAAGTGGGACAATAGGTTTCGACAAACTATGACTGGTCGAAAGtgcaaattttaagaaaatataccataaagaaaaaaattggtatCATCTTGTAATGTGCCTTAGACACATgtttcttattgtttttttttttctcataacaattttttttaattaaatcagCATGGAATGATGCTGTTGAAGAGGCGTGTCAAAGCGGAGTAAGCGTTATTGCAGAACCAGGAGGGAGCATAAGGGACAAAGATGCAGTGGAGTGTTGTAACAAGTATGGAGTCTCACTTGTTTTCACCAACGTGAGGCACTTCAGGCATTAGATGTTTTGTAGGGTATTACTAAACTccttatttactatttttaccAAATGTTTTTGATCTCTAACATTAATCTTTGATATTTTTGAGGAATTATCTTTTATCTAGTAGTTTTGAGCGTGTATTATAGGAAAAATGTTGTTGTATCAGAAATTTTACTTTTGATGCTCTAAGTTTATTCAAACTACAGCAATAGGAATATCTTTCTCAGGCTTTATGTCTGAACGTTTTTATAGCCACATTTTCAAGTCCTCAATTTCAACAGCTCTTGAACCATACTAGACTGAAATCATCATAATTTGTGAAATTTGTGGTGACACTGTGAACTCAAATCACGGTATAAGTTGAGTTTGTAGTTGAGGTCTATGAAGTGGTAAGACTGATCCCAGCGATTACTTCCCGCGTTGGATTTGTCTTATTTTGTACTTGCTGTCTAACGGTAAGATATTTTGGTTTTATAGTTGAATTAGAAGACCCGATGATCATTCTATTCGTCACCGTGGacacaaaagaataaaaaagacgATCAAAAGTTACGACTGTAGAAATAATGTTCATTATTGCTAGTTAATGGTACGATACGACCAATGaaagttttattagaaaaattgctgcttttattattgttaaactGGGTTGGTGATAATAGGAATTACATGCATATCAAGTTGTCTTCTCACTGTCACACCAAGATACAGCTGACTCATATCCAATTCTTGATGTTTCATTCCATTGGGTAGCTTCCAATCAAAATGGTATTGAAAAAGAGCCAATGGATGTTCTACATTTGCTAGATCAAAGGACATGCCTGGACACATCCTTCTTCCGGCTCCAAATGGTATGTACTCAAACTTATTTCCATTGAAATCAATTGAACTATCAAGAAATCTCTCTGCTTTAAAGCACTCTGCATCCTCCCAATATGTCGAGTCTCTTCCAATTGCTCAAACGTTCACCAACACTTGAGTTTTTTCTTGTATATCATAACCATCAATCTCACATTTTTCTCTACTCAACCTTGGGAGTAACAAAGGGGCAGGTGGATGCAACCTGAGTGTCTCTTTGATCACTGCTTTTAAGTATTTCAATTGATCAAACTTTGATTCATCTACATAACCTTTTTCACCAAATACTCTCCTCACTTCTTCTTGTGCTTTCTCTAACACACTTGGGTTCGTCAGCATTTCGGCCATTGTCCAATCAACTGTTGTTGCTGAAGTATCTGTTCCTGCTGAAAACATGTCCTGATACATGTGCATAGCATGAACATGTCATAAATTGAGAATTTCATATAGCTTCTACATATAATAGTATGAGAAGAGGATCGGAGTAGAGTGAACTAACCAAGATCACtgctttaatattttttcgagttatttcatatttttcatcattttgtaCTCTTAAAAGGACATCCACCAGGTCCTCATGCATACTTGTGGTGTTGTTGTCAACAACAATATGATCATCTATAATCTCATCAAGTAGCCTATCTATTTCATGATGAAGCTTCTCCAATTTTGACTCAAGACCAGTTATATGTTGAAGCCACTTGATTGAAGGGTAAAAATCAGTATAAGTAAAGCCAGTTCCAACTTTAAGAAGTTCAGATAATATAGATATGAACTTCTCTGTGTTTTTGAACTTTTTCTCAACTGCTGCTTCAGTCAACATAGTAGAATGTAGCAATTGAGTCAAATTAACAGGGGATCCAGCATGACTAGCCAAGAATCTAGCAAGACCTGAGACAGAGGTGGATCTAGAATGTCAAGAGTAAGTTCAAGTGAACCCGTAGAGTGTTGGATTACAGAACTACCAAACATAGAAAGAGAtacttcatattatttttaaaacagattaaaaaagaatgttaGACACTTCAGTTAAAACAAAAGGAGTGGAGGGATATTAGTAGCTCAGTTGGTTAACTACTTGAAGTTTTACCTTATTGGTGAAGGTTCAGTTCCTCACCTTGTAATTCCCTTtacctatttcatttttttaaaagaaacaaaaggaaATACAAAAAGACGAGCGAATTTTACAATTTCGTTATAAGTTTGCTTGTTTTCTATAGTTATATTAGCATAATTTGAaatcattaatttaaaattttgaatcaacTTCTGACCTGGGAATTCTTCCTCTCTAAGAGACCGGAAGGACTGAACGCGCTTGGCGCTTAGAAGATCAAGTACACATATTTTACGCATCTGTCTCCAGTAATCACCATATGGAAGGAATCCTATGTTGGCGGAATCATAAGAAATAATCTTAGCAGCAAGAGGCTGAAACCTTGATGCAAAGACTATGTCTTGAGTTTTCATCACTTGTTTTGCAGTTTCAGGTGTGGAAACAAGTATAGTAGGGACATGTTGTTGCAAGTGCATTATTGGTCCATGTTTTTTCAGCTAAGTCTCGGACTTTGTGGACTAAAGGGCCATCAGCTACTAATTGGTGTAAGTTCCCAATAATAGGTAATTTCCATGGTCCTGGAGGAAgctttgaagaagaagaagaagaagcatgGCTACTTCTTATTTTGAGAATAACAAGTATGAAAAATAGAGAAGCAAAGAAATAAATTGTAATAGACTCCATTTTTGCATAGTATACTTCTTTTTATGTGGAGTGGTTTCTTCAAAACTACAGAGAAATCCATTTATATAATGAACAAGTTTAAAATTcggcataatatataaacgtGCTCTTTAATTTGGCTCTATCTTCATCTATGCCTTTCAACTTTGGGTATGTACAAGTAAATACTTAACTTATATAATGTTGAACAAGTAGGCACATGCATCCATTGTGACATATACACATACGATGCCATGTAGGATGTCACATTTGAcgtgtgtgtctatttgttcgatttttcgaatagtttaagtGCCTACTTATGGACACCCAAAGTCGTAGGACATAGATGACAAGTAGAACCAAATTAAAGagcacatttacatataacatatacataaatgtgcctttagacttcattttatgtttatgtCCTCCAATTTTGAATATTCACAAGTAGatatttaaacttgtataaagttgaacaagtaagcgcatgagtcctacatgacacaatacacgttGAACACCATGTAAGacaaaaaaatgacatgtaggatgtcacgtaggacatgtgtgtctatttgttcaattttgaacaagtttaagtgtctacttgtgcacacccaaagttaaaaggcataaatgtgatttgaagccaagttaaatgacatgtttatgtattatgcctttaaactcaacttcaacttcaaaaatttcaaatagaaTGAGAACATTTTTGGTGTTGAAATTTGCACCAATCTCTGTTTCGGGACCAAATTTAGAGTACTATATCCGTCCTTATTTATGTGAGGTAATATGACTTGATataaagtttaagaaagaaaaaagacttttgaaatttgaaatttgaaatttgtggtCTAAAATTAGCCATAGATGTTTgtataactaattatttcattaaggGTATAATGaacatttaaaagttaaatcgTAACTAACTATGAAAacatgtcattcttttttaggctgattgaaaagaaaaataagtcataaattgtttaatttacGGATGATATAATGTTATTGATGTTCATTCAAAATATATTCCTTTCATtaacttttacttgtccattaaTGACTTTGCATATCTCTTAAGAAGCCATGTTATTCATATGGATTGATGTTTAGTATTATATCTTGTAATATGATTTGGGGAATAATCAAAATCTTCCCATTTTATCCTTAAGCCTTAAGACGTTGAAGCAATTTTTGAAGATTTAAGTACCTtgtaaaataaaagacataatacataaatataccctgtaacttggcttcaaatcacatttatacCTTTCAATTTTGTGTGAGcataaatagacacttaaacttatataaggttaaacaaatagacacatgtTCTATATTGTATCATGCATGTCATTTTTCGTTGTATGTGTATTGTGCCTCATAAGACTCATCTGTCTATTTGTTTAAacttatataagtttaagtgtctatttgtgcatatccaaagttgaagggcataaatatgAAATGAGGCCAAGTTTAAGgacacatttatatattatgtcaaaataaaaagtatccACGTAATATGGGATAGAGTGTaacatttattttcttgtatcCAAGCATATCCATCAATTATTTTGGATCGGAGAAATTAGTATCGAGACACAGAGAATTTTCAGTTTTCTTATGCTCCCTCTGTCCAACAATATGTGTCTACTATTCTATCGACCTTGCACCATTCTTAAAAATCTATGGATTGAAggtaattttactatatcaccctttgaataaataaatacattatattgaaaaatataataaagagataattataat contains these protein-coding regions:
- the IMPCHASE gene encoding putative inosine monophosphate cyclohydrolase, translated to MLSASSAATTPATAIAAKAFRTQIPQLHTIRTRTDHCFGPQQFSKTSYRLIVHPVKAMAETVATPQSAPKLSTSGRKQALISLSDKTDLAKLGNGLQELGYTIVSTGGTASALEGAGVSVTKVEELTRFPEMLDGRVKTLHPGIHGGILARRDQEHHMEALEKHEIGTFDVVVVNLYPFYAKVSSSSGISFEDGIENIDIGGPAMIRAAAKNHRDVLVVVDSEDYPDLLEFLRGDNDDQQFRRKLAWKAFQHVASYDSAVSEWLWKQTVGDKFPPSLTVPLSLKDQLRYGENPHQKAAVYVDKSLSEVNAGGIATVIQHHGKEMSYNNYLDADAAWNCVCDFNQPTCVVVKHTNPCGVASRNDIIEAYRLAVKADPVSAFGGIVAFNVEVDEALAKDIREFRSPTDGETRMFYEIVVAPKYTEKGLEVLRGKSKTLRILEASKNNKGKLSLRQIGGGWLAQDSDDLTPEDIQFNVMSDKTPQENELIDAQFAWLCVKHVKSNAIVIAKNNCMLGMGSGQPNRLESLRIAMRKAGDEVKGAALASDAFFPFAWNDAVEEACQSGVSVIAEPGGSIRDKDAVECCNKYGVSLVFTNVRHFRH